A DNA window from Streptomyces parvus contains the following coding sequences:
- a CDS encoding TetR/AcrR family transcriptional regulator — protein sequence MARTKEFDPDAALQSALELFWRRGYEATSVTDLVEHLGIGRASIYATFGSKHELYLKALDRYAEMRDPLLMSELSQPGPALPAVRALVRRFAAEAASPEGRLNGCFVTNTAAELAPHDPAAARRVEISWEHIETLLHSALVRAQAQGELPESRDPRALAHMLLVLLQGVRVVGKASDDPARVRDAAEQALSLLD from the coding sequence GTGGCCAGGACCAAGGAATTCGATCCGGACGCCGCGCTGCAGTCGGCCCTTGAGCTGTTCTGGCGGCGCGGTTACGAAGCGACGTCGGTGACTGATCTCGTCGAGCACCTCGGCATCGGCCGCGCCAGCATCTACGCGACTTTCGGCAGCAAGCACGAGCTGTACCTGAAGGCCCTGGACCGGTACGCCGAGATGCGCGACCCGCTTCTCATGTCCGAGCTGTCCCAGCCGGGCCCCGCACTGCCTGCGGTGCGGGCGCTGGTGCGCCGCTTCGCCGCGGAAGCCGCCTCCCCGGAAGGGCGGCTGAACGGCTGCTTCGTCACCAACACCGCGGCCGAGCTGGCACCGCACGACCCTGCGGCGGCCCGCCGGGTCGAGATCAGCTGGGAGCACATCGAGACCCTGCTGCACTCCGCGCTCGTGCGGGCCCAGGCCCAGGGAGAGCTCCCCGAGAGCCGTGATCCGCGAGCGCTGGCCCACATGCTGCTCGTCCTGCTGCAGGGCGTACGCGTCGTCGGCAAGGCGTCGGACGATCCAGCCCGGGTGCGGGACGCGGCCGAACAGGCACTGTCCCTGCTGGACTGA
- a CDS encoding MFS transporter, translating to MILLSTAYGLTFAGLLLFGGRLAGRYGGRRALIAGLALFAVASAAAPLAPVSRHCSRRASPRARAALVAPAAMAVLHAILPSPAAYSRAIATWGGLSVLGATAGNLLSGVISALLTWHWTFAVPVVVTIAVLVLAPRLLPGTVPDRGRSLDLPGALLAVLGITLASYGLVVTDARPGSSAGVLVALLGGTALLAAFWYAERRARDPLPPGFLSDRRRVLAPTAIALSSCGTAMTFVVLSLHLQQERDWSPLQTSAVFVPFALALLASGRVTGPLIGRYGARTITGAELSTGATGLALLAFTKFATHASYAYGLLPGPVLLPAGAAASFAGAAVLATEGVPLQQTGLAGGVLNTATECGPTVLFAVLLTLDSDAWSLAATGVALAVGALPNHRTK from the coding sequence GTGATCCTGCTCAGCACCGCCTACGGACTGACCTTCGCCGGCCTGTTGCTCTTCGGGGGACGCCTCGCCGGCCGCTACGGCGGCCGGCGCGCCCTCATCGCAGGACTTGCCCTCTTCGCCGTCGCCTCGGCGGCCGCCCCGCTCGCCCCCGTATCGAGGCACTGCTCGCGGCGCGCTTCGCCCAGGGCGCGGGCGGCCCTCGTCGCGCCGGCCGCCATGGCCGTGCTGCACGCCATCCTCCCCTCCCCCGCCGCGTACAGCAGGGCGATCGCCACCTGGGGCGGACTCTCCGTGCTCGGCGCGACGGCGGGCAATCTGCTCTCCGGGGTCATCTCGGCGCTGCTTACCTGGCACTGGACCTTCGCGGTACCCGTCGTGGTGACGATCGCAGTCCTCGTCCTCGCACCCCGGCTGCTGCCGGGCACCGTGCCGGACCGGGGCAGGAGTCTGGACCTGCCCGGTGCTCTGCTCGCCGTCCTCGGGATCACCCTCGCCAGTTACGGGCTCGTCGTCACCGACGCCCGCCCCGGATCGTCGGCCGGCGTGCTCGTGGCGCTGCTCGGCGGGACCGCGTTACTGGCCGCGTTCTGGTACGCCGAGCGCCGGGCCCGCGATCCCCTGCCCCCCGGCTTCCTGTCGGACCGGCGGCGGGTCCTGGCCCCCACGGCCATCGCGTTGAGCTCCTGCGGGACCGCGATGACCTTCGTGGTCCTCTCACTCCACCTCCAGCAGGAGCGCGACTGGTCACCGTTGCAGACCTCGGCCGTCTTCGTGCCGTTCGCCCTCGCGCTGCTCGCTTCGGGCCGGGTGACAGGACCGCTCATCGGCCGGTACGGGGCCCGAACCATCACAGGCGCCGAGCTGAGCACAGGCGCGACCGGGCTCGCCCTCCTCGCCTTCACCAAATTCGCTACCCACGCCTCGTACGCGTACGGGCTGCTGCCGGGCCCTGTGCTGCTGCCGGCGGGCGCCGCGGCCTCCTTCGCCGGAGCAGCCGTGCTCGCCACCGAAGGGGTACCGCTCCAGCAGACCGGGCTCGCAGGCGGCGTGCTGAACACGGCGACGGAATGCGGCCCGACCGTCCTCTTCGCCGTCCTGCTCACACTCGACAGCGACGCCTGGTCCCTGGCCGCCACGGGGGTCGCCCTCGCCGTCGGAGCCCTACCGAACCACCGCACCAAGTAG
- a CDS encoding SDR family oxidoreductase has translation MKRFTGRAVLVTGAGSGLGRAIALAFAAEGASLVAAGRTAASLDETVGLIETAGGAAAAVTADVTDSGQLKDLVRESVARFGGLDVAVNNAGIFRGAVPVGEVSEEEWDAVLRTNVTGVWLAMKHEIAHMGENGGGTIVNISSNLGAHLRIPNAAAYITSKAAVSALTRAAALDHIHQGIRINAVSPGASAAPMSLRPGETEADRAERMKTENPLGRVAEADEVAAAVLYLASPAAGSVVGTDLVIDSGSSA, from the coding sequence ATGAAGCGCTTCACCGGCAGGGCCGTCCTCGTCACCGGCGCGGGCTCCGGCCTCGGCCGCGCCATCGCGCTCGCCTTCGCCGCCGAGGGCGCATCCCTGGTCGCGGCGGGACGCACCGCGGCCTCCCTCGACGAGACGGTCGGTCTCATCGAGACGGCCGGTGGCGCAGCCGCCGCCGTCACCGCCGATGTCACCGACTCCGGACAGCTCAAGGATCTCGTACGGGAGAGTGTCGCCCGCTTCGGCGGACTGGACGTCGCGGTCAACAACGCCGGGATATTCCGGGGCGCGGTCCCCGTCGGCGAGGTGAGCGAGGAGGAGTGGGACGCAGTGCTGCGCACCAATGTCACCGGTGTCTGGCTGGCCATGAAGCACGAGATCGCCCACATGGGGGAGAACGGCGGTGGCACGATCGTCAACATCTCCTCCAACCTGGGCGCACACCTGCGGATCCCGAACGCCGCCGCGTACATCACCTCCAAGGCAGCGGTCTCCGCGCTGACCCGCGCCGCCGCTCTCGACCACATCCACCAGGGCATCCGCATCAACGCCGTCAGCCCCGGCGCCTCCGCCGCTCCCATGTCACTGCGCCCCGGCGAGACCGAGGCCGACCGTGCCGAGCGGATGAAGACGGAAAACCCGCTCGGGAGGGTCGCTGAGGCCGACGAAGTGGCGGCCGCGGTGCTCTATCTCGCCTCGCCCGCCGCCGGCTCGGTCGTCGGCACCGACCTGGTCATCGACAGTGGATCGTCGGCCTGA
- a CDS encoding co-chaperone YbbN has translation MAHRVHRPREDAEFDFILGMSRVPVLAYFTGTWPKAIEPCRVMDLVVGDIADDCAGRLTVVRTDITRCPAATERYGITGAPAYVLVKEGEAVAHGTGPMTIAEVRQFLDRHL, from the coding sequence ATGGCACATCGGGTTCACCGACCCCGGGAGGACGCGGAGTTCGATTTCATCCTCGGGATGAGCCGAGTTCCCGTCCTCGCCTACTTCACCGGGACCTGGCCCAAGGCCATCGAGCCCTGCCGGGTGATGGACCTCGTCGTGGGTGACATCGCCGACGACTGCGCGGGGCGCCTGACGGTCGTCCGCACCGACATCACGCGTTGTCCGGCGGCAACGGAGAGATACGGGATCACTGGAGCCCCGGCCTACGTCCTGGTGAAGGAGGGAGAGGCGGTGGCGCATGGCACGGGACCGATGACCATCGCCGAGGTACGGCAGTTCCTGGACCGCCACCTCTGA
- a CDS encoding helix-turn-helix domain-containing protein, giving the protein MSHAIRRASELALDETTVTALRAALKTTADEVVQAIIDEVPSYANALSGRMGGTIRRAVRTALGHYLDLASGNATGGDGGDAAYELGRGEVRDGRSMDALLSAYRVGARVAWRCLAAGAVPAGLPATEVAKFAELTFAYIDELSAASAAGHADELAARGRAHERHLEHLARDLLAGASPDVLLASGQRAGWQPPVSLTAVLLPAAQARPAYRTLDPNTLVLDDLPDATGVLLVPDADRPLLLRQLTDRTAVVGPARPWTRASASYARAARARSLSPDIRDTEDHLPELVLSADMDAFADLRARALAPLRTLPVATAGRLEETLRAWLLHQGRRDEAAAELFVHPQTVRYRMSQLRELFPDLAAPHRVLELTLALGLRTVLTGPPREG; this is encoded by the coding sequence ATGAGCCATGCAATCCGAAGGGCCAGCGAACTGGCCCTGGACGAGACGACGGTCACCGCCCTTCGGGCCGCTCTGAAGACCACCGCCGACGAGGTCGTCCAGGCGATCATCGACGAAGTCCCTTCCTACGCCAACGCCCTTTCGGGCCGCATGGGCGGCACCATCCGCCGAGCCGTCCGCACCGCCCTGGGGCACTACCTGGACCTCGCGAGCGGCAACGCCACAGGCGGCGACGGCGGTGACGCGGCCTACGAGCTCGGCCGCGGCGAGGTACGCGACGGCCGTTCGATGGACGCCCTGCTCAGCGCCTACCGCGTCGGCGCCCGCGTCGCCTGGCGCTGCCTGGCTGCGGGTGCCGTACCCGCAGGTCTGCCGGCCACCGAGGTCGCCAAGTTCGCCGAGCTGACCTTCGCCTACATCGACGAGCTCTCCGCCGCGAGCGCCGCGGGACACGCCGACGAGCTGGCCGCCCGGGGCAGGGCCCACGAGCGCCACCTGGAACACCTGGCCCGCGACCTCCTCGCAGGGGCGAGCCCGGACGTGCTGCTGGCCTCCGGTCAGCGGGCCGGGTGGCAGCCTCCTGTTTCGCTGACCGCGGTCCTGCTGCCCGCCGCCCAGGCCCGGCCTGCCTACCGCACGCTCGACCCGAACACCCTGGTCCTCGACGATCTGCCGGATGCCACTGGTGTGCTGCTGGTCCCCGATGCCGACCGGCCGCTTCTCCTGCGGCAGCTGACCGACCGCACAGCCGTGGTCGGCCCGGCCCGGCCGTGGACACGTGCGTCCGCCTCGTACGCACGAGCCGCACGCGCACGCTCCCTGTCCCCTGATATCCGCGACACCGAGGACCACCTTCCCGAGCTGGTGCTGAGCGCCGACATGGACGCTTTCGCAGACCTGCGTGCCCGGGCCCTCGCACCCTTGCGGACCTTGCCTGTCGCGACCGCGGGGCGGCTGGAGGAGACGTTGCGGGCGTGGCTGCTGCACCAGGGCAGACGGGACGAGGCGGCGGCGGAACTGTTCGTCCATCCCCAGACGGTCCGGTACCGGATGTCGCAGCTGCGGGAGCTGTTTCCGGATCTCGCAGCGCCACACCGGGTCCTCGAACTGACGCTGGCGCTCGGTCTTCGGACGGTGCTCACCGGCCCACCGCGCGAGGGATGA
- a CDS encoding ferredoxin reductase — protein sequence MVTTPLLPSDYLDLVSPLRAGADLCGRIEAVHPETGDAATVVIRPGRGWRGHTAGQYVRIGVDVDGVRLWRAYSLTSPTHRRDGRVTITVKAIPDGKVSNHLVRRVKPGTLVQLDHPTGDFVLPQARPAKVFYLTAGSGITPVMGMLRDSELDDVVMVHCAPRPQDVIFRNELHDLVAEKKLRLIEVHTDTDGMLDIARLDELVPDWAERETWACGPAGLLDAAEGHWTGHGVQERLHTERFRPGIVVAGDGGEVTFSASGKTVAADGATPLLDIGEEAGVLMPSGCRMGICFGCVTPLKAGAVRDLRTGGITEAEPGVLIQTCVSAAAGPCDIER from the coding sequence ATGGTCACGACGCCGCTGTTGCCGTCGGACTACCTCGACCTGGTCAGTCCTCTGCGTGCGGGTGCTGACCTGTGTGGACGCATCGAGGCCGTGCACCCCGAGACGGGTGACGCCGCGACTGTCGTGATCAGGCCGGGACGGGGCTGGCGGGGCCACACAGCCGGTCAGTACGTGCGGATCGGGGTCGACGTCGACGGGGTACGGCTGTGGCGTGCCTACTCCCTCACCTCGCCGACACATCGTCGGGACGGCCGTGTCACGATCACCGTGAAGGCGATCCCGGACGGCAAGGTCAGCAACCACCTGGTCCGCAGGGTGAAACCTGGCACGCTGGTCCAGCTCGACCACCCGACCGGTGACTTCGTGCTGCCGCAGGCCAGACCCGCCAAGGTGTTCTACCTGACGGCCGGCAGCGGCATCACGCCCGTGATGGGCATGCTGCGCGACTCCGAGCTCGACGACGTCGTCATGGTCCACTGCGCGCCACGGCCGCAAGACGTGATCTTCCGCAACGAACTGCACGACCTGGTCGCGGAGAAGAAGCTACGTCTCATCGAGGTGCACACCGACACGGACGGCATGCTCGACATCGCCCGTCTCGACGAACTCGTACCCGACTGGGCCGAGCGCGAGACCTGGGCTTGCGGGCCCGCGGGCCTGCTCGACGCCGCCGAAGGGCACTGGACCGGGCACGGCGTCCAGGAGCGTCTGCACACCGAACGCTTCCGCCCCGGCATCGTCGTCGCCGGCGACGGCGGCGAGGTCACGTTCAGCGCTTCCGGCAAGACCGTCGCTGCGGACGGCGCCACACCGTTGCTGGACATCGGCGAGGAGGCCGGCGTGCTCATGCCCTCCGGGTGCCGCATGGGCATCTGCTTCGGCTGCGTCACGCCGCTCAAGGCGGGCGCCGTCCGCGACCTGCGCACCGGCGGGATCACCGAGGCCGAGCCGGGCGTCCTCATCCAGACCTGCGTGTCCGCCGCCGCGGGCCCGTGCGACATCGAACGGTAG
- a CDS encoding acyl-CoA desaturase, whose product MTAIDPTAHLTSEQIEELGRELDAIRDEVIAGRGEKDAAYIRKVIAAQRKLELVSRGVLLFSIFPPAWLLGTAGLSVAKIMDNMEIGHNILHGQWDWMRDPKIHSTTWEWDHVSPSEQWKHSHNELHHTYTNVIGKDNDLGYGIMRVDEDQKWHPFHLGQPLWNFLNACFFEYGIAAYDLELGKNLHKRRRKTPEFRARAKAVGRKIRKQVLKDYVIHPLLSGPSFLPTLAATFTANLVRNLWTHSVIMCGHFPEGVQVFERRSIEGETRGQWYLRQMMGSANISGSKAMHFMTGNLSHQIEHHLFPDLPSNRYAEVAVKVRALFEKYELEYVTGPLPKQVFSAWHKVFRLALPNKETKAGAPDHGKELVAA is encoded by the coding sequence TTGACCGCCATCGACCCCACCGCCCACCTGACCTCGGAGCAGATCGAGGAACTGGGCCGCGAGCTGGACGCGATCCGCGACGAGGTGATCGCCGGCCGCGGCGAGAAGGACGCCGCGTACATCCGTAAGGTGATCGCGGCGCAGCGCAAGCTCGAACTGGTCAGCAGGGGCGTGCTGCTGTTCTCGATCTTCCCGCCCGCGTGGCTGCTCGGCACCGCCGGGCTGTCCGTGGCGAAGATCATGGACAACATGGAGATCGGCCACAACATCCTGCACGGCCAGTGGGACTGGATGCGGGACCCGAAGATCCACTCCACCACCTGGGAGTGGGATCACGTCTCGCCGTCCGAGCAGTGGAAGCACTCGCACAACGAGCTGCACCACACGTACACCAACGTGATCGGAAAGGACAACGACCTCGGCTACGGCATCATGCGCGTCGACGAGGACCAGAAGTGGCACCCCTTCCACCTCGGCCAGCCGCTGTGGAACTTCCTCAACGCCTGCTTCTTCGAGTACGGCATCGCGGCATACGACCTGGAGCTCGGCAAGAACCTCCACAAGCGCCGCCGCAAGACGCCTGAGTTCCGCGCGCGGGCCAAGGCCGTGGGACGGAAGATCCGCAAGCAGGTGCTGAAGGACTACGTGATCCACCCGCTGCTGTCGGGCCCGTCGTTCCTCCCCACCCTCGCCGCCACGTTCACCGCGAACCTGGTCCGCAACCTCTGGACCCATTCGGTGATCATGTGCGGGCACTTCCCCGAGGGCGTACAGGTCTTCGAGCGCCGGTCGATCGAGGGCGAGACGCGCGGCCAGTGGTACCTGCGCCAGATGATGGGCTCGGCGAACATCAGCGGCAGCAAGGCCATGCACTTCATGACCGGCAACCTGTCACACCAGATCGAGCACCACCTCTTCCCGGACCTGCCGAGCAACCGGTACGCCGAAGTCGCGGTGAAGGTGCGCGCACTGTTCGAGAAGTACGAACTGGAGTACGTCACCGGCCCCCTGCCCAAGCAGGTCTTCTCCGCCTGGCACAAGGTCTTCCGGCTCGCACTGCCGAACAAGGAGACCAAGGCCGGTGCGCCGGACCACGGGAAGGAGCTCGTTGCCGCCTGA
- a CDS encoding MMPL family transporter has translation MIRALTGFSTRHPWKVIALWSVIGIFLAVVAGALMPRAMQAQTGDFLPKHYDSAAALVTAEDRFGTTSDAGTFTLLVGRPDGEPLTGADRENIASVARELGNRRVTMPDPRGTPSTSDDQIPFLVTDHSQTPEVRVGMTAPDRTFTLLSVRLEGNTVDPGVHSLFRAFREHSEDAFAEVRLRTGYTGGLADQVDTRDAEEPTQRIVGMLMLGLIVLVNVLVFRSLCAALIPLLAVVVVGGAATGVIVGGALLTGTDLDTSTPGMISVVLIGIGVDYFLFLLFRFRELLRERPDAPPRAVAAEVGARVGTAITSAALTIVAAFATLGIATYGGFQVLGPAVAVAVLVMLLASLTLMPALLAVTGRRMFWPSRALERTPRPGLAARVGDFVARRPLAALLAGTALLGALAAGATGIRMDFGQGGTPHETRAAATAAEIARALPAGVFDPATVYLTAPEGERVAPRSLGALSGELARVEGVGEVGAPILNERGDAARIDLYLTSESQTQAARDLVSGPVRDTVAAHTPKGLEAHVGGTAAIFADLSTAVDEDLRTVFPVAAGLIALILLALLRSVLAPVVLLLSVGLCFAATLGASTLVFQHALDKPGVNFVLPLVLFLFVVAIGTDYNILISDRIREEMEGPRRARDAVARAVRHTAPAIATAGIVLAASFGSLAVGSNASTQQIGFATGLGILLSAFVLSVVLVPAAAALLGRGIWWPARPRGPRGHGKQPQATAPADAAAEHHPRPLTVPPVR, from the coding sequence GTGATCCGCGCCCTGACCGGGTTCTCGACCCGCCATCCCTGGAAGGTCATCGCCCTGTGGTCGGTGATCGGCATCTTTCTCGCCGTGGTCGCCGGAGCGCTGATGCCCCGCGCGATGCAGGCGCAGACCGGTGACTTCCTGCCGAAGCACTACGACTCGGCCGCCGCGCTGGTCACCGCCGAGGACAGGTTCGGCACGACGTCCGACGCCGGCACGTTCACCCTCCTGGTCGGCAGGCCGGACGGCGAACCGCTGACCGGCGCCGACCGCGAGAACATCGCGTCCGTGGCCAGGGAACTGGGCAACCGCCGCGTGACGATGCCGGACCCGCGGGGCACCCCGAGCACGAGCGACGACCAGATTCCGTTCCTCGTCACGGACCACTCGCAGACACCCGAGGTCCGGGTGGGCATGACCGCTCCGGACCGCACCTTCACGCTGCTGTCGGTGCGCCTGGAGGGAAACACCGTCGACCCGGGCGTGCACAGCCTGTTCCGGGCGTTCCGTGAGCACAGCGAAGACGCCTTCGCCGAGGTGCGGCTGCGGACCGGGTACACCGGCGGCCTCGCCGACCAGGTCGACACCCGCGACGCCGAGGAGCCCACCCAGCGCATCGTCGGCATGCTGATGCTGGGCCTGATCGTCCTGGTGAACGTGCTGGTCTTCCGCAGCCTGTGCGCCGCGCTCATCCCGCTGCTCGCGGTCGTCGTCGTGGGCGGAGCGGCAACCGGCGTGATCGTCGGCGGCGCCCTGCTCACCGGCACCGATCTCGACACATCGACACCCGGCATGATCAGCGTCGTTCTGATCGGCATCGGCGTCGACTACTTCCTGTTCCTCCTCTTCCGCTTCCGCGAACTTCTGCGGGAACGCCCCGACGCGCCCCCGCGCGCCGTCGCCGCCGAGGTGGGGGCCCGCGTCGGCACCGCCATCACCTCCGCCGCCCTCACCATCGTGGCCGCCTTCGCCACCCTGGGCATCGCGACCTACGGAGGGTTCCAGGTGCTCGGCCCCGCCGTCGCCGTGGCCGTACTCGTCATGCTCCTCGCCAGCCTCACCCTGATGCCCGCCCTCCTCGCGGTCACGGGCCGGCGCATGTTCTGGCCCTCCCGCGCCCTGGAGCGCACGCCACGCCCCGGACTCGCCGCGCGTGTTGGTGACTTCGTCGCCCGCAGACCGCTGGCCGCGCTCCTCGCCGGTACCGCTCTGCTGGGCGCGCTCGCGGCGGGCGCGACCGGCATCCGCATGGACTTCGGCCAAGGCGGAACCCCCCATGAGACCCGGGCAGCCGCCACCGCTGCCGAGATCGCCCGCGCCCTCCCGGCCGGCGTCTTCGACCCGGCCACCGTCTACCTCACGGCCCCCGAGGGCGAACGCGTCGCCCCCCGGTCCCTCGGCGCTCTCTCCGGTGAGCTGGCCCGGGTCGAAGGCGTCGGCGAGGTGGGCGCCCCCATCCTCAACGAGCGGGGCGACGCCGCCCGCATCGACCTCTACCTGACGTCCGAGTCCCAGACGCAGGCGGCCCGCGACCTGGTCTCGGGCCCGGTCCGCGACACCGTCGCGGCCCACACCCCCAAGGGCCTCGAAGCCCATGTCGGCGGCACGGCGGCGATCTTCGCGGATCTCTCCACCGCTGTCGATGAAGACCTGAGGACCGTCTTCCCCGTGGCCGCGGGCCTGATCGCCCTGATCCTGCTCGCTCTGCTGCGCAGCGTGCTCGCCCCCGTCGTCCTGCTGCTCTCCGTGGGACTGTGCTTCGCCGCCACGCTCGGCGCGTCGACCCTCGTCTTCCAGCACGCCCTGGACAAGCCCGGCGTCAATTTCGTCCTGCCGCTCGTACTGTTCCTCTTCGTCGTCGCGATCGGCACCGACTACAACATCCTGATCAGCGACCGCATCCGCGAGGAGATGGAGGGCCCGCGCAGGGCCCGCGACGCCGTCGCCCGCGCGGTACGGCACACCGCACCGGCCATCGCCACCGCAGGCATCGTCCTCGCCGCGTCCTTCGGCAGCCTCGCCGTCGGCTCGAACGCCTCCACCCAGCAGATCGGCTTCGCGACGGGGCTCGGCATCCTGCTCTCTGCGTTCGTCCTGTCAGTCGTGCTGGTCCCGGCCGCGGCGGCGCTGCTCGGCCGCGGCATCTGGTGGCCGGCACGTCCCCGCGGGCCCCGCGGCCACGGCAAGCAGCCGCAGGCCACCGCACCCGCAGACGCCGCGGCCGAGCACCACCCGCGCCCTCTCACCGTCCCGCCCGTCCGCTGA